A region from the Arvicola amphibius chromosome 12, mArvAmp1.2, whole genome shotgun sequence genome encodes:
- the Ntn5 gene encoding netrin-5, whose amino-acid sequence MPIAFVLWLLLSQATSDPCYDPGGRPRFCLPPVTRLAGRVAAPCPQTCALPAVSPGSPCNGSLTLDLDGPFLLTSVTLRFCTPGPPALVLSAAWAPGGPWRPLWRRPAWPGVLGGPERVTFRSPPGPKAKIVVSHLRVEFGGQAGLVTTGVRGRCQCHGHAARCAAQAQPPRCRCRHHTTGPGCESCRPSHRDWPWRPATPQHPHACLPCSCNQHARRCRFNSELFRLSGGRSGGVCERCRHHTAGRHCHYCQPGFWRDPSQPITSHKACRACQCHPIGATGGMCNQTSGQCSCKLGVTGLTCSHCGPGYQQSRSPRMPCQRILEATTALATTPIASRSDPQCQNYCNVSDTSVHMSLQRYCKQDYILHAQVSASEAVGPEWWRLAMHVLAVYKQRTWPVRRGGQEAWVPGADLACGCLRLRPGVDYLLLGSAAASPDPARLVLDRHGLALPWRPHWARLLRRLQQKERGGACRSLRPPTPSRPSR is encoded by the exons ATGCCCATTGcctttgtcctctggcttctcctTAGCCAGGCCACCTCAGATCCATGCTATGATCCAGGAGGGCGCCCTCGCTTTTGCCTCCCTCCAGtgaccaggctggctggcaggGTAGCAGCGCCCTGCCCTCAGACCTGTGCTCTCCCTGCAGTCAGTCCTGGCTCTCCCTGCAACGGCAGTCTGACCCTGGACCTGGATGGCCCCTTCCTCTTGACATCTGTCACCCTGCGATTCTGCACCCCGGGGCCTCCTGCCCTGGTTCTTTCTGCTGCCTGGGCCCCTGGAGGACCTTGGAGGCCACTATGGCGCaggcctgcctggcctggagTTCTGGGGGGGCCCGAGAGGGTAACCTTTCGCTCTCCACCAGGCCCCAAGGCCAAGATAGTGGTCAGCCACCTCCGTGTGGAGTTTGGGGGCCAGGCCGGGCTGGTGACCACTGGGGTAAGAGGCCGCTGCCAGTGCCATGGCCATGCAGCCCGCTGTGCTGCCCAGGCCCAGCCCCCACGCTGCCGCTGCCGCCACCACACTACTGGCCCAGGATGTGAGAGCTGTCGTCCATCCCATCGAGACTGGCCCTGGCGGCCTGCCACACCCCAGCACCCTCATGCGTGCTTGC CCTGCTCCTGCAACCAGCATGCCCGACGCTGCCGATTCAACTCCGAGCTATTCAGGTTGTCAGGTGGCCGTagtgggggtgtgtgtgagcGGTGCCGCCACCACACAGCTGGGCGGCACTGTCACTACTGCCAGCCAGGGTTCTGGAGGGACCCAAGCCAGCCCATCACTAGTCACAAGGCATGCAGGG CCTGCCAGTGCCACCCAATTGGAGCAACGGGAGGGATGTGCAACCAGACCAGTGGCCAGTGCTCTTGCAAGTTAGGGGTCACAGGCCTGACATGCAGTCACTGTGGTCCAGGTTACCAGCAGAGTCGCTCACCCAGGATGCCCTGCCAAC GAATTCTGGAGGCAACAACTGCCCTTGCTACTACCCCTATTGCATCTCGGTCTG ACCCACAGTGTCAAAACTACTGCAATGTTTCGGACACCAGCGTGCACATGAGCCTTCAGAGATACTGCAAGCAGGATTACA TTCTGCACGCACAGGTTTCAGCGTCGGAGGCGGTGGGTCCTGAGTGGTGGCGCCTGGCCATGCACGTGCTGGCTGTGTACAAGCAGCGCACATGGCCCGTGCGCCGCGGTGGCCAGGAGGCCTGGGTGCCCGGCGCTGACCTGGCCTGCGGCTGCCTGCGCCTACGTCCGGGGGTCGACTACCTGCTGCTGGGCAGTGCTGCGGCCAGCCCCGACCCTGCACGCCTCGTCCTGGACCGCCACGGCCTCGCGCTACCCTGGAGGCCACACTGGGCCCGGCTGCTGCGACGCCTACAGCAGAAGGAGCGCGGTGGCGCCTGCCGCAGCCTGCGGCCTCCCACACCCAGCCGGCCCAGCCGCTAA